In Bos mutus isolate GX-2022 chromosome 10, NWIPB_WYAK_1.1, whole genome shotgun sequence, a single window of DNA contains:
- the SIX6 gene encoding homeobox protein SIX6: protein MFQLPILNFSPQQVAGVCETLEESGDVERLGRFLWSLPVAPAACEALNKNESVLRARAIVAFHGGNYRELYHILENHKFTKESHAKLQALWLEAHYQEAEKLRGRPLGPVDKYRVRKKFPLPRTIWDGEQKTHCFKERTRHLLREWYLQDPYPNPSKKRELAQATGLTPTQVGNWFKNRRQRDRAAAAKNRLQQQVLSQGSGRTLRAEEEGTPEVLGAAASPAASLSSKAATSAISITSSDSECDI, encoded by the exons ATGTTCCAGCTGCCTATTTTGAATTTCAGTCCCCAGCAAGTGGCCGGGGTATGCGAGACTCTAGAGGAGAGTGGCGACGTGGAGCGCCTGGGTCGCTTCCTCTGGTCGCTGCCTGTGGCCCCTGCGGCCTGCGAGGCGCTCAACAAGAATGAATCTGTGCTGCGCGCACGAGCCATCGTGGCCTTTCACGGTGGCAACTACCGCGAGCTCTACCATATCCTGGAAAACCACAAGTTCACCAAGGAGTCTCACGCCAAACTGCAGGCGCTGTGGCTCGAAGCTCATTACCAGGAGGCTGAGAAGCTGCGTGGACGGCCCTTGGGGCCGGTGGATAAGTACCGCGTGAGGAAGAAGTTCCCGCTGCCGCGCACCATCTGGGACGGCGAACAGAAGACACACTGCTTCAAGGAGCGCACGCGGCACCTTCTGCGGGAATGGTACCTGCAGGACCCCTACCCCAACCCAAGCAAAAAGCGTGAGCTCGCCCAGGCAACCGGACTGACCCCTACGCAGGTGGGCAACTGGTTCAAAAACCGCCGGCAAAGGGATCGGGCAGCTGCAGCCAAAAACAG ACTTCAGCAGCAGGTCCTGTCGCAGGGGTCCGGCAGGACGCTAAGGGCCGAGGAAGAGGGCACGCCCGAGGTGCTGGGTGCCGCCGCCAGCCCGGCCGCCAGCCTGTCCAGCAAGGCAGCCACTTCGGCCATCTCCATCACTTCCAGCGACAGCGAGTGTGACATCTGA